The Brasilonema sennae CENA114 genome includes a region encoding these proteins:
- the cobS gene encoding adenosylcobinamide-GDP ribazoletransferase: MINKYQWWKQLLLELYASVIFYTSISLPYVNELNFTRVSRLAPQVGLIIGGILGVLDTGMNFLGVPILTRSVLVVCLWIFMTGGLHLDGAMDTADGLAVGDPKRRLEVMADSATGAFGAMAAIALILMKTAALTDLSKNRWLTLMAACGWGRWGQQLAILRYPYLKPTGKGAFHKQAICSYRDLLPGLLLMIGLSGLQIVFDKQRLFFVLGTVLAGSAIATLTGAWFNHKLGGHTGDTYGAVVEWTEALFLCVLTILEKHEL; encoded by the coding sequence ATGATTAACAAGTACCAGTGGTGGAAACAACTACTGTTAGAGCTTTACGCTTCTGTTATATTCTATACTAGCATTTCTCTCCCATATGTAAATGAGTTAAACTTCACGAGGGTGTCGCGACTCGCACCGCAAGTAGGGTTAATCATTGGCGGAATTTTAGGGGTATTAGACACTGGCATGAATTTTTTGGGTGTGCCGATACTGACTCGCAGCGTTTTGGTGGTATGTCTTTGGATTTTTATGACTGGTGGACTACACTTAGATGGAGCAATGGATACTGCGGATGGTTTAGCAGTGGGTGATCCAAAGCGGCGACTAGAGGTGATGGCAGATAGTGCTACAGGTGCCTTTGGGGCTATGGCAGCAATTGCCTTGATATTAATGAAAACAGCCGCGTTAACAGATTTAAGTAAAAACCGTTGGTTAACTTTGATGGCTGCTTGTGGGTGGGGACGCTGGGGTCAACAACTGGCAATTTTGCGTTATCCTTACCTCAAACCAACTGGTAAAGGTGCCTTTCACAAACAAGCTATTTGTTCCTATAGGGATTTGTTACCGGGACTGTTATTGATGATAGGTTTAAGTGGTTTACAAATAGTCTTCGATAAACAACGTTTGTTTTTCGTTTTGGGAACGGTACTTGCTGGAAGTGCGATCGCCACTCTCACTGGTGCCTGGTTTAACCATAAATTAGGTGGACATACAGGAGATACTTACGGCGCGGTTGTTGAGTGGACTGAAGCTTTATTTCTTTGTGTACTAACTATTTTGGAAAAGCATGAATTGTAA
- a CDS encoding photosystem II reaction center protein K — MEAALLLAKLPEAYQIFDPLVDVLPLIPLFFLLLAFVWQAAVGFR, encoded by the coding sequence ATGGAAGCAGCATTGTTGTTAGCAAAATTGCCTGAAGCTTACCAAATCTTCGACCCTCTGGTAGATGTTCTACCACTCATTCCTTTGTTCTTCTTGTTGCTGGCTTTCGTTTGGCAAGCAGCGGTTGGTTTTAGATAA
- the tgt gene encoding tRNA guanosine(34) transglycosylase Tgt, translating into MSAKFSFQHLASCSQTKARAGVFFTPHGPVETPRFMPVGTLANVKTLTPAQLQDTGAQMILCNTYHLHLQPGEAIVAGGGGLHKFMGWNGPILTDSGGFQVFSLSEMRKISEEGVTFRSPHDGQIINLTPERSIEIQNILGADVIMAFDECPPYPASREDVEAATQRTYRWLERCVVAHQRSDQALFGIVQGGVYLDLRCDAAIALTKLDLPGYAIGGVSVGEPPELIAKIVQATAPLLPPEKPRYLMGVGTYREIAIAIASGVDLFDCVIPTRWARHGTAMVQGDRWNLKNARFREDFTPLDETCPCYTCQNFSRAYLSHLVRSQEILAYTLLSIHNITELIRFTQRIRKAILEDRFLTEFAQWLTPESGECSVDKDSGLIED; encoded by the coding sequence TTGAGTGCAAAATTTTCTTTTCAACATCTTGCCAGCTGTAGCCAAACCAAAGCTAGAGCCGGGGTTTTTTTTACTCCTCATGGTCCGGTGGAAACTCCACGATTTATGCCAGTGGGGACTTTGGCAAATGTCAAAACTTTAACTCCAGCCCAACTCCAGGATACAGGAGCACAAATGATATTGTGCAATACTTATCATTTGCACCTCCAACCAGGTGAAGCAATTGTGGCTGGAGGTGGAGGACTGCACAAATTTATGGGCTGGAATGGTCCAATTCTGACTGATTCCGGTGGGTTTCAGGTTTTCAGCTTGAGCGAAATGCGAAAAATCAGTGAAGAAGGTGTCACGTTTCGCTCACCCCATGATGGTCAAATTATTAACTTAACACCAGAACGCTCGATTGAGATTCAGAATATTCTGGGAGCAGATGTGATCATGGCGTTTGATGAGTGTCCGCCCTACCCAGCCAGTCGGGAAGATGTGGAAGCAGCGACGCAACGAACTTACCGTTGGCTAGAACGTTGTGTTGTGGCGCATCAACGTAGTGATCAAGCATTGTTTGGGATTGTACAGGGAGGAGTGTATCTTGATTTGCGCTGTGATGCGGCTATTGCTTTAACAAAGTTAGATTTGCCGGGATATGCTATTGGTGGCGTGAGTGTCGGCGAACCGCCTGAACTGATTGCAAAAATTGTCCAAGCAACAGCGCCACTGCTACCACCAGAAAAACCGCGTTACTTGATGGGTGTCGGGACTTATCGGGAGATAGCGATCGCGATCGCCTCAGGTGTAGATTTATTTGACTGCGTGATTCCCACTCGCTGGGCGAGACATGGTACAGCGATGGTGCAAGGCGATCGCTGGAATTTAAAGAATGCAAGGTTTCGTGAAGATTTTACGCCTTTAGATGAAACATGCCCTTGCTACACGTGTCAAAACTTCAGCCGTGCGTATTTGTCTCATTTGGTGCGATCGCAAGAAATTTTGGCTTACACCTTGTTAAGTATTCACAACATCACTGAACTCATTCGCTTTACCCAAAGAATACGCAAGGCAATATTAGAAGACCGATTTCTTACAGAATTTGCCCAATGGCTGACTCCAGAAAGTGGCGAGTGTTCAGTAGATAAAGACTCAGGACTAATAGAGGACTAA
- a CDS encoding Maf family protein — translation MGIPPFVLASASVARRRLLQIAGIEPLVCPSDFDESQVQTDDPAQLVQILAQRKAETVAPQFPSSLIMGCDSVLAVNREIHGKPANPEEARQRWQKMQGHFGDLYTGHALIDLCQNHTLVRCQVTRVYFAQLSSETISAYVATGEPLKCAGAFALEGRGGLFVEKIEGCHSNVIGLSLPLLRQMLADLGYSVTDFWYSS, via the coding sequence ATGGGTATTCCACCCTTTGTACTCGCCTCTGCTTCTGTCGCACGACGCCGCTTACTACAAATAGCTGGGATTGAACCTTTGGTTTGTCCCAGTGATTTTGACGAGTCACAAGTCCAAACAGATGATCCTGCACAGTTAGTCCAAATTTTAGCTCAGCGAAAAGCAGAAACTGTAGCCCCTCAGTTTCCATCGTCTTTGATTATGGGTTGCGATTCTGTTTTGGCTGTTAACCGCGAAATTCATGGTAAACCAGCAAATCCCGAAGAAGCACGTCAACGCTGGCAAAAAATGCAAGGTCATTTTGGTGATCTTTACACAGGTCATGCCTTAATTGACCTTTGCCAAAATCATACTTTGGTTAGATGTCAGGTAACAAGAGTTTACTTTGCTCAACTTAGCAGTGAGACGATTTCGGCATATGTCGCCACAGGTGAACCTTTAAAGTGTGCTGGTGCTTTTGCTCTTGAAGGTCGCGGTGGTTTGTTTGTGGAAAAAATCGAAGGTTGCCATAGCAACGTGATTGGGCTAAGTTTACCACTGCTACGGCAAATGTTGGCAGATTTGGGATACAGTGTCACGGATTTTTGGTACTCAAGCTAA
- the psbM gene encoding photosystem II reaction center protein PsbM, whose amino-acid sequence MQVNDLGFVASILFVLVPAVFLLILYIQTASREG is encoded by the coding sequence ATGCAAGTTAATGACCTGGGGTTCGTGGCGAGCATTTTGTTCGTTTTAGTCCCCGCTGTTTTTTTACTCATTCTTTACATCCAAACTGCTAGCCGCGAAGGCTGA
- a CDS encoding universal stress protein — MIEKILLAVSGLGHAEKMLKTLADVPSIQRSKVTVLHVVPHLSSAEAMTTKWEEGGKILANAIQYLNLDPSKVSSILRQGDPKRVVCEVADEIDADLIIMGSRGLKRLQSILSNSVSQYVFQLSSRPMLLVKDDIYVKTVKRVMVAMDNSDAAKRCLSLALFLLRDIKGGELILANVSTDLRGKESQITEISPEKNPILAAAYAEAKKYGVPARCFISSGKPGEEICRLADERKIDLLLLGSPDRRPSIAKNLVDIDRLLGSSLSDYVRVNATCPVLLARTVD, encoded by the coding sequence ATGATAGAAAAAATTTTGCTAGCTGTCTCTGGATTGGGTCATGCAGAAAAAATGCTCAAAACTTTGGCAGACGTCCCCTCAATTCAACGGTCAAAAGTTACAGTTTTGCATGTTGTTCCCCACCTATCTTCTGCTGAAGCTATGACAACAAAGTGGGAAGAGGGTGGCAAAATTCTGGCTAATGCAATCCAGTATTTGAACTTAGATCCCAGCAAAGTTTCTTCGATTTTACGGCAAGGTGATCCTAAACGTGTTGTTTGCGAGGTCGCGGACGAAATCGACGCTGACTTGATTATTATGGGTTCACGCGGACTCAAGCGGTTGCAATCGATTTTATCAAACTCAGTCAGTCAGTACGTTTTTCAATTATCTTCTCGCCCCATGTTGCTGGTGAAAGATGACATTTATGTCAAAACAGTCAAGCGCGTTATGGTGGCAATGGATAACTCTGATGCTGCAAAACGTTGCTTGAGTTTGGCTTTATTCTTGCTACGAGATATTAAGGGAGGAGAGTTAATTCTGGCTAATGTTAGCACAGATTTACGCGGCAAAGAATCTCAAATCACTGAAATTAGTCCAGAAAAAAATCCTATTTTAGCTGCAGCTTATGCAGAAGCTAAAAAATATGGCGTGCCAGCTCGTTGTTTTATCAGCAGTGGTAAACCAGGTGAAGAAATTTGTCGCTTGGCAGATGAACGCAAGATAGATTTATTATTGCTCGGTTCTCCAGATCGGCGTCCTTCAATTGCCAAGAATTTGGTCGATATAGACCGACTTTTGGGATCTTCTTTATCTGACTATGTTCGAGTTAATGCTACCTGTCCTGTATTATTAGCGCGGACGGTAGATTAA
- the psbP gene encoding photosystem II reaction center PsbP, whose amino-acid sequence MWKKIIFILLLVFAFSFSHSNVAAAVGRSYVDTTNGYEFSYPNGWVQVKVADGPDVVFHDIIEISENISVVISPVPEGKTLKELGTPTEVGYRLGKKALAPEGSGRKAELVNAEERESNGTTYYLLEYAIALSNNEQRHNLASVAVSRGKLFTLNASIPERRWGRVKGLIEESLKSFSVY is encoded by the coding sequence ATGTGGAAAAAAATTATATTCATTTTGCTCTTGGTGTTTGCCTTCAGCTTCAGTCATTCTAATGTAGCGGCGGCGGTTGGACGAAGTTATGTAGACACTACTAATGGTTATGAGTTTTCATATCCTAACGGCTGGGTGCAAGTTAAAGTTGCCGACGGTCCAGATGTGGTGTTCCACGACATCATTGAGATTAGTGAAAATATCTCTGTAGTGATTAGTCCAGTTCCAGAAGGCAAAACTCTCAAAGAATTAGGCACACCAACAGAGGTAGGATATAGGTTGGGAAAAAAGGCTCTTGCTCCTGAAGGTTCCGGTCGCAAAGCTGAATTAGTCAATGCCGAAGAGCGCGAATCGAACGGAACAACATACTACCTCTTAGAGTATGCGATCGCACTATCTAATAACGAACAACGCCATAACCTTGCTAGTGTTGCTGTTAGCCGTGGCAAACTTTTTACACTCAACGCCTCAATTCCTGAAAGGCGTTGGGGTAGAGTGAAAGGATTAATTGAAGAATCGTTGAAGTCTTTCTCAGTTTACTAG
- a CDS encoding 2Fe-2S iron-sulfur cluster-binding protein codes for MGNITFVKENKEVVAANAANLRLKAMQNNVDIYKVFGKMMNCGGNGQCGCCVVEVVEGMENLSPRTDTENRLLKKKPENCRLACQTLVNGPVSVVTKP; via the coding sequence ATGGGTAATATCACATTCGTCAAAGAAAATAAAGAAGTCGTAGCGGCAAATGCTGCGAATCTACGGCTCAAAGCCATGCAAAACAACGTAGATATATATAAAGTCTTTGGCAAGATGATGAATTGTGGAGGCAACGGTCAATGTGGCTGCTGCGTTGTCGAAGTCGTCGAAGGAATGGAAAATCTTTCACCCCGTACAGATACGGAAAATCGATTATTGAAGAAAAAGCCTGAAAACTGTCGTCTTGCTTGCCAAACCTTAGTTAATGGTCCAGTTAGTGTGGTAACAAAGCCTTAA
- a CDS encoding PPC domain-containing protein, which produces MRNKSLAVGLKQVTIIPATLLAIVINTTAAFAQANKFYNPISIPVGNQINDTLSDKDIPTGQGGFARDYMVKLNKGDNLVIDLASESFDCMVTLLSSNGTTVAENDDGPDGTSNSLLFTRIVETDNYVIRVRSFGETGIGLFRLKVTRLQPAK; this is translated from the coding sequence ATGAGAAATAAGAGTCTGGCTGTGGGATTGAAACAAGTTACAATCATTCCTGCCACGTTACTAGCGATTGTAATAAATACAACAGCAGCTTTTGCTCAAGCTAATAAGTTTTATAATCCGATTTCTATACCTGTTGGTAATCAAATTAACGACACACTCTCTGACAAAGACATTCCCACTGGTCAAGGCGGATTTGCCCGTGATTACATGGTGAAGTTGAATAAGGGCGATAATTTAGTAATTGATTTGGCGTCTGAGAGTTTTGACTGTATGGTTACACTGCTATCATCCAATGGAACAACAGTAGCAGAAAATGATGATGGTCCTGATGGTACCAGCAATTCCCTACTTTTTACCCGGATCGTGGAAACAGATAATTATGTGATTCGCGTACGCTCTTTTGGAGAAACTGGAATTGGACTTTTTAGACTTAAGGTGACACGACTACAGCCAGCGAAATGA
- a CDS encoding DUF2278 family protein: MNLSEGYGVLKCHAIAGQKELGSDTPHYQVHVKDDQFSYRLAINVRSSQKPFDLLYFIDDNFEHFITDKLDQLDFGFKKLEDSDRQPGKIALDYIRGNLFKVNQMKPLPFNVPGENNDLNELIDSYFQRAIETQAVVYAFGEPWGPENKSDKVFGFQPGRGVHNLHMNQGNSGSFARENGVYQDGALLIHYPSALSSGDHWVAVFFAFQSQSFHTDDRTGNPIDKIVGSEPVQPGTPAVKAQVKIIAALVNPRGEDSGKESVTLINSSPGKIELNGWAIADKLKRKQPLDGFSIEPGGVITVPLSPENIQLSNDGGILSILDSEGTKVDGVSYTKEDVKEQGWTLVFSN, from the coding sequence ATGAATTTAAGCGAAGGTTATGGTGTATTAAAGTGTCATGCGATCGCCGGACAAAAGGAACTTGGTAGTGACACCCCGCACTATCAAGTTCATGTGAAGGACGATCAGTTTTCGTATCGTCTAGCAATTAATGTTAGGTCAAGTCAGAAACCTTTCGATTTATTGTATTTTATCGATGACAACTTTGAACATTTCATCACCGACAAACTTGATCAATTGGACTTTGGTTTTAAAAAACTTGAGGATTCTGATAGACAACCTGGAAAAATTGCCCTAGACTACATCCGGGGTAATTTATTCAAAGTCAATCAGATGAAACCATTGCCCTTCAATGTACCAGGAGAAAACAACGATCTCAACGAGTTGATTGACTCATACTTTCAACGGGCAATTGAAACTCAAGCAGTTGTGTATGCTTTCGGCGAACCTTGGGGACCAGAAAATAAGTCTGACAAAGTGTTCGGCTTCCAACCAGGAAGAGGCGTTCATAATCTTCATATGAACCAAGGTAACAGCGGTAGCTTTGCCAGAGAAAATGGAGTTTACCAAGATGGGGCGTTATTAATTCATTACCCTTCTGCACTATCGTCTGGTGACCACTGGGTTGCAGTATTCTTTGCATTTCAGTCCCAGTCCTTCCATACTGATGATCGCACTGGTAACCCCATAGATAAGATTGTAGGAAGTGAACCAGTACAACCAGGAACTCCAGCAGTGAAGGCGCAGGTCAAAATCATTGCTGCTTTAGTAAATCCTCGTGGAGAAGATTCTGGCAAAGAGTCAGTTACTTTAATAAATTCTTCACCAGGGAAGATAGAGTTGAATGGCTGGGCAATTGCTGATAAACTCAAACGCAAGCAACCTCTTGATGGGTTTAGCATTGAGCCTGGTGGAGTTATTACAGTACCTTTAAGTCCAGAAAACATTCAACTTTCTAATGATGGTGGAATCCTCTCTATTCTTGATTCAGAAGGGACAAAAGTTGATGGAGTTTCCTACACTAAAGAAGATGTTAAAGAGCAAGGGTGGACTTTAGTTTTTTCAAACTAG
- a CDS encoding ComF family protein — translation MQQLIKNLESLLNLFLKSNCPLCQRPTSQEFCQDCTRQLQKCHLRDHNLKQKSVPVFAWGTYGGILKSAITTMKYGNQPQIARPLGRWLGEAWLLHSPVHNKVVVVPIPLHPDRQKNRGYNQAALIAQSFCETTGLKLKQNGLARVRATEAQHSLSASKRAKNLAEAFEIGKDFRSHPKVSVLLIDDIYTTGATAMSAMQTLNQAGIKVVGLATTAVTSKSSNPI, via the coding sequence ATGCAACAGTTGATTAAAAATCTTGAAAGCTTATTAAACCTTTTTCTAAAATCTAATTGTCCTTTGTGTCAGCGTCCAACCTCCCAAGAATTCTGTCAAGACTGCACGAGACAGTTACAAAAATGCCATCTTAGGGATCATAATCTTAAGCAAAAATCAGTGCCCGTATTTGCATGGGGAACATATGGCGGTATCCTCAAGTCAGCAATCACTACAATGAAATATGGAAATCAACCCCAAATTGCCCGTCCTTTAGGTCGATGGTTGGGAGAAGCATGGCTATTACATTCGCCTGTGCACAATAAAGTTGTAGTTGTTCCTATCCCACTCCACCCCGATAGGCAAAAAAACCGCGGATATAACCAAGCTGCATTGATAGCACAAAGTTTTTGCGAAACAACTGGATTAAAATTGAAACAGAATGGTTTGGCAAGGGTGCGAGCAACAGAAGCACAACATTCTTTATCAGCCTCCAAGCGAGCAAAAAATTTAGCTGAAGCCTTTGAAATAGGAAAAGATTTTCGTAGCCACCCAAAAGTATCAGTTCTTTTGATCGATGACATTTATACAACGGGTGCGACTGCTATGTCTGCTATGCAAACACTCAATCAAGCTGGAATTAAAGTTGTCGGGTTAGCAACAACTGCTGTTACCAGCAAAAGCAGCAATCCGATTTGA